Proteins from a genomic interval of Gemmatimonadaceae bacterium:
- a CDS encoding ATP-binding protein yields MIEGPRACGKTLTARQVARSEVLLDVDTNARQAIGIDPSLVLEGATPRLIDEWQLAPEIWNHIRRAVDDRGTPGQFILTGSAVPADDITRHTGAGRITRLRMRPMSLFESGKVTGAISLSQLLSGDSARSGDSGFTIRDLTEQIVVGGWPGNLARDAVESARAVRDYLEEVRRADLSRVGDRSRDPVKVGHLLRSLARHVATEATIATLGADAGADDGSLARDTVADYLEALERLMIVEDQPAWSPHLRSKARVRGAAKRHFVDPSLATAALRATPEGLLADLNLLGLLFESLVVRDLRVYAQACDASVLHYRDSNGREVDAIVEVADGRWGAFEVKLGRDQVDEGAASLLSFAEQVDISKCGAPACLGVIVATGYGYRRPDGVAVIPIGCLGP; encoded by the coding sequence GTGATCGAGGGTCCCAGAGCCTGCGGGAAGACTCTGACCGCCCGGCAGGTGGCCAGAAGCGAGGTCCTGCTGGACGTCGATACCAACGCTCGCCAGGCGATCGGGATCGACCCATCCCTCGTGCTAGAGGGCGCGACTCCGCGACTGATCGACGAGTGGCAGCTCGCGCCGGAGATCTGGAACCATATCCGACGCGCCGTGGATGACCGGGGGACGCCGGGGCAATTCATCCTGACCGGATCCGCGGTTCCGGCGGACGATATCACGCGACACACCGGCGCCGGGCGCATCACGCGGCTCAGGATGCGCCCGATGTCGCTCTTCGAGTCGGGAAAGGTCACGGGTGCGATCTCGCTGAGCCAGCTTCTCTCGGGAGACAGCGCGCGGTCCGGCGATTCGGGTTTCACGATCCGCGACCTGACGGAGCAGATCGTCGTGGGCGGGTGGCCGGGGAATTTGGCGCGAGATGCAGTCGAGTCGGCGCGGGCCGTTCGCGACTATCTCGAAGAGGTCCGACGGGCAGACCTGAGTCGGGTGGGAGATCGATCGCGCGATCCGGTCAAAGTCGGGCACCTGCTCCGATCACTCGCGCGCCATGTCGCCACCGAGGCGACCATCGCCACGCTGGGCGCCGACGCTGGCGCCGATGACGGGTCCCTGGCGCGCGACACCGTCGCCGACTACCTCGAGGCGCTCGAGCGGTTGATGATCGTCGAGGACCAGCCGGCGTGGTCACCGCATCTACGGTCGAAGGCTCGCGTTCGCGGCGCCGCCAAGCGGCACTTCGTCGACCCATCGTTGGCGACCGCGGCGCTTCGCGCCACGCCGGAGGGATTGCTCGCCGACCTCAATCTCCTCGGCCTGCTCTTCGAGTCACTCGTGGTACGCGACCTTCGGGTGTACGCGCAAGCATGCGACGCGAGCGTCCTTCACTATCGTGACAGCAACGGCCGCGAGGTCGACGCCATCGTCGAGGTGGCAGACGGGCGATGGGGTGCCTTCGAGGTCAAGCTGGGGCGGGATCAGGTCGACGAAGGTGCGGCGTCACTGCTCAGCTTCGCCGAGCAGGTGGACATATCGAAGTGCGGCGCGCCCGCCTGCCTCGGCGTCATCGTGGCCACCGGTTACGGATACCGGCGCCCGGATGGTGTGGCAGTGATTCCGATCGGCTGCCTGGGGCCGTGA
- the dcm gene encoding DNA (cytosine-5-)-methyltransferase yields the protein MAKVADCSLATVKRWEGGKHEPSALELAELRRRLEPKGSLVRETPPSLEFIDLFAGIGGLRLAFESIGGRCVFTSEWDEHSQRTYRANFGEHEIAGDIVKVASEDIPRHDVLLAGFPCQPFSIAGVSKKNSLGRKHGFECETQGTLFFEVERILEHHRPRAFLLENVKNLQGHDGGRTFAVIMRTLKEKLGYRVWPKVVNARAFVPQHRERIFLVGFRDDVDFSWEDVAIPPQEKWPVLRDILHSDSDAGQVDDRFVDSNGRPHRKYVLTDHLWKYLQDYAEKHRARGNGFGFGLVGQADIARTLSARYYKDGSEILIKRGSGNPRRLTPRECARLMGFDRGDRRWEIPVSDTQAYRQFGNSVVVPLVEAIASAMRPHILGESYHARRSQLSLELVAAD from the coding sequence CTGGCGAAAGTCGCGGACTGTTCGCTCGCGACCGTGAAGCGCTGGGAGGGGGGAAAGCACGAGCCGAGCGCGCTCGAACTCGCGGAGCTTCGGCGTCGGCTTGAACCGAAAGGAAGTCTCGTTCGGGAAACGCCGCCGTCCTTGGAGTTCATCGACTTGTTCGCCGGCATAGGCGGGCTACGCCTCGCATTCGAATCGATCGGTGGTCGGTGTGTCTTCACGTCCGAGTGGGACGAACACTCGCAGCGCACGTATCGAGCGAACTTCGGCGAACACGAGATCGCGGGCGATATCGTGAAGGTCGCGTCCGAGGATATTCCGAGGCACGACGTTTTGCTTGCCGGGTTTCCCTGTCAACCGTTCAGTATCGCGGGCGTCTCCAAGAAGAACTCGCTCGGCAGAAAGCACGGATTCGAGTGCGAAACGCAGGGGACGCTCTTCTTCGAAGTCGAGAGAATTCTCGAGCATCATCGCCCGCGCGCGTTTCTTCTCGAGAACGTCAAGAATCTCCAAGGGCATGACGGCGGCCGTACGTTCGCGGTCATCATGCGCACGCTGAAGGAGAAGCTCGGATATCGCGTCTGGCCCAAGGTTGTCAACGCGCGCGCCTTCGTCCCGCAGCATCGCGAGCGGATCTTCCTGGTGGGATTCCGTGACGATGTCGACTTCAGTTGGGAAGACGTTGCGATTCCGCCGCAGGAAAAGTGGCCGGTTCTTCGCGATATCCTCCATTCGGACTCCGACGCCGGACAGGTCGATGATCGCTTTGTCGATTCCAATGGGCGCCCGCATCGCAAGTACGTCCTCACCGATCATCTCTGGAAGTACTTGCAGGACTACGCCGAGAAACACCGCGCCAGGGGAAACGGATTCGGCTTCGGACTTGTCGGCCAGGCCGATATCGCACGCACGCTCTCAGCGCGCTATTACAAGGACGGCTCTGAAATCCTGATCAAGCGCGGAAGCGGGAATCCGCGGCGCCTGACGCCGCGGGAGTGCGCGCGCCTGATGGGCTTCGACCGAGGCGACCGCCGGTGGGAGATTCCAGTCTCGGATACGCAGGCGTATCGCCAGTTTGGCAATTCCGTCGTCGTCCCCCTTGTGGAGGCGATCGCTAGTGCTATGCGCCCGCACATCCTGGGTGAGTCGTACCATGCTCGTCGCAGTCAGCTCTCGTTGGAGCTCGTGGCCGCGGACTGA
- the vsr gene encoding DNA mismatch endonuclease Vsr, giving the protein MADIVDRATRSRMMAGIGGKDTAPELIVRRFLHRAGLRFRLHRRDLPGRPDLVLTRFCVAVLVHGCFWHRHPGCRFATTPSTNTGFWRAKFAANVARDRRTLRELRRRGWRPIVVWECNLTPSRLSALVRDVRQTKDHGGKCG; this is encoded by the coding sequence GTGGCCGACATCGTCGATCGCGCGACGCGCAGCCGGATGATGGCCGGCATTGGAGGGAAGGATACGGCGCCGGAACTGATCGTCAGGCGCTTCCTGCATCGGGCGGGTCTTCGTTTCAGACTACACCGGCGCGATCTCCCAGGGAGGCCGGATCTGGTACTGACACGCTTCTGCGTCGCGGTGTTGGTACATGGATGTTTCTGGCACCGGCACCCTGGCTGTCGCTTTGCCACCACTCCGTCAACGAACACCGGTTTCTGGCGGGCTAAGTTCGCCGCGAATGTCGCGCGCGATCGACGCACCCTGCGCGAATTACGACGGCGAGGATGGCGGCCGATCGTCGTTTGGGAGTGCAACCTTACTCCGTCGCGTCTCTCCGCGCTCGTTCGCGACGTGCGGCAAACGAAGGATCACGGAGGGAAGTGTGGCTAA
- a CDS encoding AIPR family protein: MSEFARALNEEVREKAVDGNPYATEIECFADAVLEMFSEAGVIEDPEVCVRGGRLGRANWEIAGWAFPPSDDEDLSSLSILAVLHNDDPETPPASAEELRRRFELAVHFITSMLDGRADDLEPAADAAALGRIIHERRKKLKRIEVHIATDGLTQRLKSIDSVEVSKVEVTCAIWDIERLSRLSDPKQEEIEIDVLDVNHGSGLPCLRVPEDDPHYDAYLCVVPGTLLFHAYEKYGQRLLEQNVRAFLSATGKVNKGIRETIHGNPDRFFAYNNGLALTARSVEVRRRPDGHEEITRIVGLQVVNGGQTTASIHRAVKVDGAANSVAKVFVQGKLVVVTTEDEDHDGFIELVRSISKFANKQNAVKDDDLEANQPWHVAFEKLSRTIWTPDRQSRWYYERSRGAYATEKMRVATARAKRIEFEKHSPRSQLITKTDLAKCWNAWNQLPEEVSKGGQKNFKKFTDALDDQLRRPELDHSEYKRIVGKVILYRDTTKLVNDLKDAIPAYRANVVAYLVAYLSFRMPQGIDFDRIWEKQAVPPKIREVIRHWAEPIYRHIVTTAGSRNVTEWCKSAVCWTELRGLQLSTDVDLARYGSPNGKAAISSGLVDVDDAHAISECLRLSPEEWENLMNWAMRADNMHWGARGVVSTLRSYALGNWERRPSVKQARSAARVIRRWREEDGP, translated from the coding sequence TTGTCCGAGTTTGCCCGGGCCCTGAATGAAGAGGTCCGCGAGAAGGCCGTTGACGGCAATCCGTACGCTACAGAGATCGAGTGTTTCGCGGATGCAGTCCTCGAAATGTTCTCGGAGGCAGGGGTCATCGAGGATCCCGAGGTGTGCGTCCGCGGCGGCCGGCTCGGACGCGCCAACTGGGAAATCGCGGGGTGGGCGTTTCCGCCGTCTGACGACGAGGATCTCTCATCACTTTCAATCCTAGCGGTACTCCACAACGATGATCCCGAGACTCCTCCAGCATCAGCGGAGGAGCTACGTCGGCGGTTCGAACTTGCGGTTCACTTCATCACGTCGATGCTTGACGGCAGGGCCGACGATCTCGAACCCGCGGCGGACGCAGCGGCACTCGGCCGCATTATCCACGAGCGCCGGAAGAAACTGAAGCGAATCGAGGTGCATATTGCAACGGACGGGCTCACGCAACGTCTGAAGTCGATCGATTCAGTTGAGGTGAGCAAGGTCGAGGTTACGTGCGCGATCTGGGATATCGAGCGCCTTAGTCGACTGTCGGATCCTAAGCAGGAAGAGATCGAGATCGACGTGCTGGACGTGAATCACGGATCAGGGCTTCCGTGTCTCAGGGTTCCCGAAGACGATCCGCATTACGATGCTTATCTGTGCGTAGTCCCTGGAACATTGCTGTTCCATGCGTACGAGAAGTATGGACAGCGGTTGCTGGAGCAGAACGTCCGCGCGTTTCTGTCAGCGACGGGCAAGGTCAACAAGGGGATTAGAGAGACCATTCACGGCAACCCCGATCGATTCTTTGCCTACAACAATGGCCTGGCGCTGACCGCGAGGAGCGTTGAGGTCCGTCGCCGGCCGGATGGACATGAAGAGATTACGAGGATCGTCGGTCTCCAGGTGGTCAACGGTGGACAGACAACCGCGTCGATTCATCGCGCGGTGAAGGTCGATGGAGCTGCAAACAGCGTTGCGAAAGTATTCGTACAGGGAAAGCTCGTCGTCGTCACCACGGAGGACGAGGATCACGACGGGTTCATAGAACTCGTTCGCAGCATCTCCAAGTTCGCCAACAAACAGAACGCCGTTAAGGACGACGATCTCGAGGCGAATCAGCCGTGGCACGTCGCGTTCGAGAAGCTCTCGAGGACGATCTGGACGCCAGATCGGCAATCGCGATGGTACTATGAGCGTTCTCGCGGCGCATACGCGACCGAGAAGATGCGAGTTGCCACCGCGCGCGCGAAACGCATTGAGTTTGAGAAGCACTCCCCGCGATCACAGCTCATCACGAAGACGGATCTTGCCAAGTGCTGGAACGCGTGGAATCAGCTCCCTGAAGAAGTCAGCAAGGGAGGCCAGAAGAACTTCAAGAAGTTCACGGACGCACTTGATGATCAGCTCCGACGACCGGAGCTCGATCATAGCGAATACAAGCGCATCGTCGGCAAGGTCATTCTGTATCGGGATACGACGAAGCTGGTGAACGATCTCAAGGACGCGATCCCGGCGTACCGAGCAAATGTCGTCGCCTATCTTGTCGCGTACCTGTCATTCCGAATGCCGCAGGGCATCGATTTCGACAGGATCTGGGAGAAGCAGGCGGTGCCTCCGAAGATCAGGGAAGTCATCCGGCACTGGGCGGAGCCGATCTACCGTCATATCGTGACGACCGCTGGCTCGCGCAATGTCACAGAGTGGTGCAAGAGTGCGGTATGCTGGACAGAGCTCCGGGGTCTCCAGCTGTCCACCGACGTCGATCTCGCCCGCTACGGATCGCCCAACGGGAAGGCCGCGATCAGCTCCGGCTTGGTCGATGTCGATGACGCGCACGCCATCTCCGAGTGCCTTCGTCTTTCACCCGAGGAGTGGGAGAACCTCATGAACTGGGCGATGCGCGCCGACAACATGCATTGGGGAGCCCGCGGCGTCGTTTCAACTCTTCGAAGCTATGCACTCGGCAATTGGGAGCGGCGGCCTTCGGTCAAGCAGGCTCGGTCGGCGGCGAGGGTGATTCGAAGATGGAGAGAAGAGGATGGCCCGTGA
- a CDS encoding Z1 domain-containing protein gives MSLSSSPAYEKLLKICLTALGSDLQAGELIAEEKITETARSFAAIISKSADSEEVQSVIAELTRRFNIWTGPCGVLTGDDPSHKAWLPVRVKEVEWRFWNRYRLFLETRLPPKVVTELSDMTDTVLGLLEDPTRAGGWRRQGLVVGHVQSGKTGNYTGLLCKAADAGYKVIVVLSGIHNSLRAQTQIRLDEGFLGYARQWNDPATTRVPVGVGEIDPTLIADSVTTRDDRGDFNTAKAQGFQIHAGGNVLLFVVKKNVRVLKNLIDWAKLSAKKPIGDGRFVVGEVPLLVIDDEADQASVDTRVQAFDEETGQPDLDHSPTAINHLIRTLLETFERRAYVGYTATPFANVFIHPEGKTPEGGEDLFPRHFIINLSAPSNYFGPARIFGRGDETLPRQGERPSRIRFIKDASEWIPPSHKNGLVPRYKDTDVLPPSLEEAIRAFVLSSAARRARGQITDHKSMLIHVTRFTAVQGVVHRQVSEYVNSLKDRWRTRNTTTGETIGHDLREMWDTDFAQTSTAHGESAMSWEAVESEVWSVLELIRVNLINAKASDALIYEEHKKSGLHVIAVGGDKLSRGLTLEGLSVSYFLRAARMYDTLMQMGRWFGYRPNYEDLCRLYLSSELAEWYGHITDAAEELRQEFDRMVLLGGTPDDYGIRVRTHPVLAITGKLRPGLPSLTTSLSATPFEPTILLERSAVVRRNWELTLNFVNSRGAPSEFPVFRDDPDKAYRRGRWPGAIEWDGVSGAAVLPYLKSFEFAERDLSRTPAIAVRNYIEDRIANGELTEWSVVVLGKGAASSVAASSDAFPSLPIALSGCRISTIYRDRITPAAERKERYVVKRLGSPKDESIDLSVDEWRRVARDLACLRDDPQRPPELTRGRLLREGRPKTRGLLILYLLSPDPSQWDRAEGEIVPLVAPFVSFPHSADANPVSYTLNYRYWEDELAGVE, from the coding sequence ATGAGCCTATCATCGTCCCCCGCCTACGAAAAGCTCCTCAAGATCTGCCTTACCGCGCTTGGTTCCGACCTGCAGGCAGGAGAGCTGATTGCAGAAGAGAAGATCACCGAGACAGCGAGGTCATTCGCCGCCATCATCAGCAAGTCCGCTGACTCGGAGGAGGTACAGAGCGTTATAGCCGAACTCACCCGACGATTCAACATCTGGACGGGGCCTTGTGGAGTACTCACCGGCGACGACCCGAGCCACAAGGCGTGGCTTCCGGTTCGTGTGAAGGAAGTTGAGTGGCGCTTCTGGAATCGCTATCGACTCTTTCTCGAGACGAGGCTCCCTCCAAAGGTTGTGACAGAACTGAGTGATATGACGGACACCGTTCTGGGGCTGCTGGAGGATCCCACGCGAGCGGGAGGGTGGCGGCGGCAAGGGCTGGTAGTGGGACACGTTCAATCGGGCAAGACGGGCAACTATACAGGTCTCCTCTGCAAGGCAGCCGATGCGGGCTACAAGGTCATCGTTGTGCTTTCTGGCATCCACAACAGCCTTCGCGCTCAGACACAGATCCGTCTGGACGAGGGCTTCCTAGGTTATGCCAGGCAGTGGAACGACCCAGCCACAACACGGGTTCCGGTCGGCGTTGGTGAGATCGATCCGACTCTTATCGCCGACTCCGTCACGACGCGTGACGATCGGGGAGACTTCAACACAGCCAAGGCCCAGGGCTTTCAGATTCATGCTGGGGGCAATGTCCTGCTGTTCGTCGTGAAGAAGAACGTGAGGGTTCTGAAGAATCTGATTGATTGGGCAAAGCTCAGCGCGAAGAAGCCGATCGGCGACGGCCGGTTTGTCGTCGGCGAAGTTCCCCTCCTTGTTATCGACGACGAAGCGGATCAGGCATCTGTCGACACAAGGGTGCAGGCATTCGACGAGGAGACCGGTCAGCCGGATCTTGACCACTCCCCCACGGCAATCAACCACCTCATCCGGACGCTCCTGGAGACCTTCGAGCGACGCGCCTACGTCGGCTACACTGCGACGCCGTTCGCGAATGTGTTCATTCACCCCGAGGGCAAGACACCCGAGGGTGGCGAAGATCTCTTTCCCAGACACTTCATCATCAACCTCTCCGCCCCCTCGAACTACTTCGGACCTGCAAGGATCTTCGGTCGCGGCGATGAGACGCTTCCACGACAGGGGGAGCGGCCGAGCCGCATCCGATTCATCAAGGATGCAAGCGAGTGGATTCCACCGAGCCACAAGAATGGGCTGGTGCCGCGGTATAAGGACACCGACGTGCTTCCACCGTCACTCGAAGAGGCGATTCGTGCGTTCGTCCTTTCCAGCGCTGCGCGGCGGGCGCGTGGTCAGATTACTGACCACAAATCGATGCTCATCCACGTCACGCGCTTCACCGCCGTTCAGGGAGTAGTGCATCGCCAGGTGAGCGAGTACGTGAACTCACTCAAGGATCGCTGGCGCACCCGCAATACCACAACCGGCGAGACGATCGGCCATGACCTGCGTGAGATGTGGGATACGGACTTTGCGCAAACGAGCACCGCTCACGGCGAAAGCGCCATGTCGTGGGAAGCCGTCGAATCCGAAGTATGGTCCGTACTGGAGCTGATCCGCGTGAATCTCATAAACGCGAAGGCTTCCGACGCGCTTATCTACGAGGAGCACAAGAAGTCCGGGCTTCACGTCATCGCTGTTGGCGGTGACAAACTGTCGCGAGGACTGACGCTCGAGGGCCTGAGCGTCAGCTACTTCCTGCGCGCGGCCCGAATGTACGACACATTGATGCAGATGGGACGCTGGTTTGGCTATCGGCCAAACTATGAAGACCTTTGTCGGCTGTATCTCAGCTCCGAGCTCGCCGAGTGGTACGGACACATTACGGACGCGGCAGAGGAACTGCGCCAGGAGTTCGACCGGATGGTCTTACTCGGTGGCACTCCGGACGACTATGGGATTCGGGTTCGGACACACCCGGTACTGGCCATTACGGGCAAGCTGCGGCCAGGGCTGCCCTCGCTCACCACGTCCCTCAGCGCGACGCCGTTCGAACCTACCATTCTTCTCGAACGAAGTGCTGTCGTCAGGCGCAACTGGGAGTTGACACTGAACTTCGTCAACTCACGTGGTGCACCCTCTGAGTTTCCCGTGTTTCGAGATGATCCAGACAAGGCGTATCGTCGCGGACGGTGGCCTGGTGCCATTGAGTGGGACGGAGTCTCAGGTGCTGCGGTGCTTCCCTACCTGAAATCGTTCGAGTTTGCGGAGCGGGATCTCTCGCGCACGCCGGCAATCGCGGTGCGCAATTACATCGAGGACCGGATCGCGAACGGCGAGCTAACCGAGTGGTCCGTCGTGGTACTCGGGAAGGGTGCAGCAAGTTCTGTTGCCGCGTCGAGCGATGCATTCCCGTCGTTGCCGATTGCGTTGAGCGGATGCCGGATCTCAACGATCTATCGCGACCGAATCACTCCCGCGGCGGAACGGAAGGAACGATATGTCGTGAAGCGTCTCGGAAGCCCGAAGGACGAGTCGATCGACCTGTCTGTAGATGAGTGGCGGCGAGTCGCGCGCGATCTCGCTTGCCTTCGGGACGATCCGCAGCGTCCGCCGGAGCTGACGCGAGGTCGTTTGCTCCGTGAGGGCCGACCGAAGACGCGGGGACTGCTGATTCTCTATTTGCTCTCCCCTGACCCTTCGCAGTGGGATCGCGCCGAGGGTGAGATCGTACCGCTCGTCGCCCCGTTCGTAAGCTTCCCGCACTCCGCGGACGCGAATCCGGTGAGCTACACATTGAACTACCGCTATTGGGAAGACGAACTCGCAGGGGTCGAATGA
- a CDS encoding ATP-binding protein, protein MAQKQLTPPASALMQSIRGVGYDAKTAVADLIDNSIAAGASTVWLEFRWDGRDSTVTLLDDGRGMAPEELDRAMTLGSRSPLEQRAASDLGRFGLGLKTASLSQCARLLVASKAAQCDVHTRVWDLALVHRTDQWLVEDRSEGSEGELLRPLDAMNSGTVVVWRLLDRLVGDVCTDDSRARLDFQRTSREVEAHLGMVFHRFIEGMRPKLRIYVNGETEEFRVKGWDPFLTAHPSTQQMPEVRRGSSAGTVVLQGFVLPHKDRFDGDEYEVAAGPAGWTSQEGFYVYRGQRLLVSGSWLGLGKPKRWIRDEQHKLARIRLDLPNTLDAAWNIDVKKSAALPPLELRDWLTRNAEGIRSAAREVYVHRGSPLPPGRRAAFSPAWLSGAGNSPAYLINREHPVVAELLRTTPAQRAIVERAFRLLETTVPVHRIWLDVSERPEAPASTSEQLDAETVEKLAKDLLSRLEAGQKMSRANALEVLRLTEPFDQFPAILASLAS, encoded by the coding sequence ATGGCCCAGAAGCAACTGACGCCACCTGCCTCGGCGCTGATGCAGTCGATCCGCGGCGTGGGATACGACGCCAAGACCGCCGTCGCGGACCTGATCGACAACTCGATAGCGGCGGGGGCGTCGACCGTATGGCTTGAGTTCCGGTGGGACGGCCGCGACTCGACGGTGACGCTTCTGGACGATGGACGTGGTATGGCGCCGGAAGAACTCGATCGCGCCATGACACTCGGAAGTCGTAGCCCGCTCGAACAGCGGGCCGCGAGCGACCTAGGCAGGTTCGGACTCGGACTCAAGACCGCATCGCTCTCGCAGTGCGCGCGTCTTCTCGTCGCCTCGAAAGCCGCCCAATGCGATGTTCACACGCGCGTGTGGGATCTCGCACTTGTGCACCGGACGGATCAGTGGCTTGTCGAAGATCGCTCCGAAGGGTCTGAGGGCGAGCTCCTTCGGCCCTTGGACGCCATGAACTCCGGGACCGTTGTCGTCTGGCGTTTGCTGGACCGCCTCGTCGGTGACGTCTGCACGGACGATTCCAGGGCCCGATTGGATTTCCAGCGCACTTCGCGAGAAGTCGAGGCCCATCTTGGCATGGTGTTCCACCGCTTCATCGAAGGGATGCGCCCGAAGCTTCGCATTTACGTCAACGGCGAGACCGAAGAGTTTCGAGTGAAAGGGTGGGATCCATTCCTCACTGCCCATCCATCGACGCAGCAGATGCCGGAGGTACGCCGGGGTAGTTCCGCCGGCACTGTGGTCCTCCAAGGCTTCGTTCTGCCTCACAAGGACCGATTCGACGGCGACGAATACGAGGTAGCCGCCGGCCCAGCTGGGTGGACCAGCCAGGAGGGTTTCTACGTCTATCGCGGGCAACGACTGCTCGTCTCGGGGTCGTGGCTAGGACTCGGCAAGCCGAAACGCTGGATTCGGGATGAGCAGCACAAGCTCGCGCGGATCAGACTCGATCTCCCGAACACGCTCGACGCGGCGTGGAACATCGACGTCAAGAAGTCGGCCGCGCTTCCTCCTCTGGAGCTGCGTGACTGGCTGACCCGGAATGCAGAGGGCATCCGCTCCGCCGCGCGCGAAGTCTACGTCCATCGGGGGAGCCCACTGCCGCCGGGAAGAAGGGCTGCGTTCTCCCCCGCGTGGTTATCAGGAGCGGGGAACTCACCGGCCTACCTCATCAACCGAGAACATCCCGTGGTGGCGGAGCTGCTCCGCACAACACCAGCGCAGAGGGCGATCGTCGAGAGGGCGTTTCGACTTCTCGAGACCACAGTGCCGGTACACCGCATCTGGCTGGACGTCTCTGAGCGCCCGGAAGCACCGGCATCCACCTCCGAACAGCTGGACGCAGAAACTGTCGAGAAGCTCGCAAAGGACCTGCTGAGCCGGCTCGAGGCAGGCCAGAAGATGTCGAGGGCGAACGCCTTGGAGGTTCTGCGGCTAACGGAGCCCTTCGACCAGTTCCCTGCCATCCTCGCATCGCTTGCCTCATGA
- a CDS encoding PD-(D/E)XK motif protein: MSATSTVYEELRSSAPLSPGIAYRAFYGPPNLGIRAFVDGETRIPGFALRTTRSCVPHGMSLPKVRGIEIAATHGSGEGMHAEVIYEIRASAKVFADVFVELAAKLLDDCIVAPTAPMALLEVSRRVAAWARFFDARGDEGLGRSGQLGLIGELLCIERLSSLAGAESALRAWTGPSGTPHDFQTDQGAVEAKLSTSSAPERFRITSERQLDESVVPWLGLFAVTAQEVRAGGEGLEAVVDRVRRLVQSEAPGSLSLLEQGLIDSGYSDSDRVRYAVRIKVRETEFLHVRDDFPRIRPSELRANVFSVSYDISWGAIVQYQTPDADVRRFLFA, from the coding sequence ATGAGCGCGACCTCCACCGTCTATGAGGAATTGCGCAGTTCGGCGCCGCTCTCGCCGGGAATCGCGTACCGGGCCTTTTACGGGCCGCCGAACCTCGGCATTCGAGCCTTTGTCGATGGCGAGACTCGCATCCCAGGGTTTGCCCTAAGGACGACACGGTCATGCGTCCCGCACGGGATGAGCCTACCGAAAGTCCGCGGCATCGAGATCGCGGCGACACATGGCAGCGGCGAAGGCATGCACGCCGAAGTGATCTATGAGATTAGGGCGTCCGCAAAGGTATTCGCAGACGTCTTTGTTGAGCTGGCAGCCAAGCTGCTCGATGATTGCATAGTTGCTCCGACGGCGCCGATGGCACTGCTCGAGGTGAGTCGGCGCGTGGCGGCGTGGGCGCGATTCTTCGACGCCCGAGGAGACGAGGGGCTTGGGAGATCGGGGCAACTTGGATTGATCGGAGAACTTCTCTGCATCGAGCGTCTGTCGAGCCTCGCAGGAGCCGAGAGTGCGCTTCGCGCATGGACGGGTCCCTCCGGAACTCCACACGACTTCCAGACGGATCAGGGGGCCGTGGAAGCAAAGCTCTCGACGAGTTCGGCCCCCGAACGCTTCCGAATAACCTCGGAGCGTCAACTTGACGAGTCGGTGGTGCCCTGGCTCGGCCTCTTCGCCGTGACAGCGCAGGAGGTACGCGCAGGTGGCGAGGGACTCGAGGCAGTGGTTGATCGCGTGCGCCGGCTGGTGCAGAGTGAGGCTCCCGGATCACTGTCTCTGCTCGAACAAGGGCTCATTGATTCCGGCTACTCCGACTCCGATCGAGTACGGTACGCGGTGCGCATCAAGGTGCGGGAGACAGAGTTTCTCCATGTACGGGACGATTTTCCGCGCATCAGACCGTCAGAGCTCCGCGCTAATGTGTTCTCGGTGTCCTACGACATCTCGTGGGGTGCCATCGTCCAGTATCAAACACCGGACGCCGACGTGAGGAGATTTCTCTTTGCCTGA